In Bradyrhizobium lablabi, one DNA window encodes the following:
- a CDS encoding EAL domain-containing protein, which produces MIRISTIFIAICMVLVAASLGLTLYAVAGISGSESAIVALAALTVLVLYNAVSMRLRDRTDVGGQIADLSRGTADLARQVAEFGRRLATVEGRVASANAAGAERIQGVVGEISELGTLVKQLAASVASHDDMLAAGVPAAAAPAALPAPASKPDDEPQPVAPMFAQETSTAVPPPPAVAQPKIAEAPSPSRSQPQVLAAVKSAVEENRIDIYLQPMVTLPQRKVRFYEAVTRLRDDKDQLLAADDFITVAEAAGLIGRIDHMVMLKCVQVLRRLMVRNKDVGVFCNVAAATLGNPVTFTQCLDFLEANRALAPSFVLEFKQATFRNLGPTETEHLAALAQRGYRFSIDHVTDLRIEPRELADRGVRFIKVPAALLLDQRQTSTSDIHPSDLSDLLGRFGIDLIAERIEGERAVVDLLDYDVRFGQGFLFAPPRPLRPEGASATGGAPPNKAQEPNGSGKTASIDASPIDPQRATGNAALARRAAGPG; this is translated from the coding sequence ATGATCCGCATTTCCACGATTTTCATCGCCATCTGCATGGTGCTGGTCGCCGCCTCCCTCGGCCTGACCCTGTATGCGGTGGCGGGCATCAGCGGATCGGAATCCGCGATCGTCGCGCTGGCCGCCCTGACCGTCCTCGTCCTTTACAACGCCGTGTCGATGCGGCTGCGCGACCGCACCGATGTCGGCGGCCAGATCGCCGACCTGTCGCGCGGCACCGCCGACCTCGCCCGTCAGGTCGCCGAATTCGGCCGGCGGCTAGCCACCGTCGAAGGCCGGGTCGCCTCGGCAAATGCCGCGGGCGCCGAGCGCATCCAGGGCGTGGTCGGCGAGATCAGCGAACTCGGGACCCTCGTCAAGCAGCTCGCGGCCTCCGTCGCCAGCCATGACGACATGTTGGCCGCGGGGGTGCCGGCCGCTGCCGCCCCTGCCGCCCTACCCGCGCCCGCGAGCAAGCCGGACGATGAACCGCAACCGGTCGCGCCAATGTTCGCGCAGGAAACCAGCACCGCGGTTCCCCCGCCCCCCGCCGTGGCGCAGCCGAAAATCGCCGAGGCGCCCTCACCCTCGCGCAGCCAGCCCCAGGTGCTGGCCGCGGTGAAGAGCGCGGTCGAGGAAAACCGGATCGACATCTATCTGCAGCCGATGGTGACGCTGCCGCAGCGCAAGGTGCGCTTCTACGAGGCGGTGACGCGGCTGCGCGACGACAAGGACCAGCTGCTCGCCGCCGACGATTTCATCACGGTTGCGGAAGCGGCCGGGCTGATCGGCCGCATCGATCACATGGTGATGCTGAAATGCGTGCAGGTGCTGCGCCGGCTGATGGTGCGCAACAAGGATGTCGGCGTGTTCTGCAACGTCGCCGCCGCGACCTTGGGCAATCCCGTGACCTTCACGCAGTGCCTTGATTTCCTCGAGGCCAACCGGGCCTTGGCGCCGTCCTTCGTGCTCGAATTCAAGCAGGCGACGTTCCGCAATCTCGGCCCGACCGAGACCGAGCATCTGGCGGCGCTGGCGCAGCGCGGCTACCGCTTCTCGATCGACCACGTCACCGATTTGCGGATCGAGCCGCGCGAACTCGCCGACCGCGGCGTCCGCTTCATCAAGGTGCCGGCGGCGCTGTTGCTCGATCAAAGGCAAACTTCAACATCCGACATTCACCCGTCGGACTTGTCGGACCTGCTCGGCCGCTTCGGCATCGACCTGATCGCCGAACGCATCGAGGGCGAGCGGGCGGTGGTCGATCTGCTCGATTACGACGTCCGGTTCGGGCAAGGGTTTTTGTTCGCGCCGCCGCGGCCGTTGCGGCCGGAGGGCGCATCTGCTACCGGCGGGGCTCCCCCCAACAAGGCGCAGGAACCCAATGGCTCTGGCAAGACCGCATCCATCGATGCTTCCCCGATCGATCCCCAGCGCGCGACCGGCAACGCCGCGCTGGCGCGGCGCGCCGCGGGACCGGGCTGA
- the lspA gene encoding signal peptidase II, producing the protein MKTSRLRPGILAALAVLVLDQASKVWLLFVFDIGHRGAVEVTPFFDLVLAWNVGISFGWFQNDSQFAQIALMIIKAVAVVVLAIWMARSRTLIATIALGMIIGGAIGNAIDRFAYGAVVDFALFHVQIGGKPFNWYVFNLADVAIVAGVAALLYDSFLGVPAAKAP; encoded by the coding sequence ATGAAGACCTCCCGCCTCCGCCCCGGCATCCTCGCCGCACTTGCCGTGCTCGTGCTCGACCAGGCCTCAAAAGTCTGGCTGCTGTTCGTCTTCGACATCGGCCACCGCGGCGCGGTCGAGGTCACGCCGTTCTTCGATCTGGTGCTGGCCTGGAATGTCGGGATCAGTTTTGGGTGGTTTCAGAACGACAGCCAGTTCGCCCAGATCGCCCTGATGATCATCAAGGCGGTGGCGGTGGTGGTTTTGGCGATCTGGATGGCGCGGTCGCGCACCCTGATCGCGACCATTGCGCTGGGAATGATCATCGGCGGCGCCATCGGCAACGCCATCGACCGCTTCGCCTACGGCGCGGTGGTCGATTTCGCCCTATTCCACGTCCAGATTGGGGGAAAACCCTTCAATTGGTACGTGTTTAACCTTGCCGACGTGGCGATCGTTGCTGGCGTCGCGGCGCTGTTGTATGATTCCTTCCTGGGGGTACCCGCCGCAAAAGCGCCCTGA
- a CDS encoding M16 family metallopeptidase encodes MSSYRLAASLLVALLPAFAISTGTALAQTTVTSDPPASFTLANGLKVLVIPDHRTPVVTQMIWYKVGSADETPGKSGLAHFLEHLMFKGTAKHPADEFSQTVLRIGGNENAFTSTDYTGFYQRVPREHLAEMMAFEADRMTGLVLKDENVLPERDVVLEEYNMRVANNPEARLTEQIMAALYLNHPYGRPVIGWHHEIEKLSRDDALAFYRRFYAPNNATLVIAGDVDIGEVRPMAEQTFGKVAPQPAIPAQRTRPQEPEPVAPRSVTLADPRVEQPSVKRYYLVPSAATAASGESAALDVLAQLMGGGSNSYLYRALVVDHPLAVSAGAGYQGTSLDPTQFVISASPKQGVEFSQIEQVIHGVIADVGQKLASAEDLERVKTQLIAEAIYAQDNQATLARWYGGALTTGLTVEDIRSWPDRIRAVTAEQVRAAAQKWLDKNRSVTGYLIKDTAPKREEKRS; translated from the coding sequence ATGTCCTCATATCGCTTAGCTGCCTCTCTCCTCGTCGCGCTGCTTCCGGCGTTCGCTATCTCAACAGGCACCGCTCTTGCCCAGACCACCGTGACGTCGGATCCGCCGGCCAGCTTCACGCTTGCCAACGGCCTGAAGGTTTTGGTGATCCCGGATCACCGCACCCCAGTCGTTACCCAGATGATCTGGTACAAGGTCGGCTCCGCCGACGAGACGCCGGGCAAATCGGGGCTGGCGCATTTTCTCGAACATCTGATGTTCAAGGGGACAGCCAAGCATCCCGCGGACGAATTCTCCCAGACCGTGCTGCGGATCGGCGGCAACGAGAACGCCTTCACCTCGACCGATTACACCGGCTTCTACCAGCGCGTGCCGCGCGAACATCTCGCCGAGATGATGGCGTTCGAGGCCGACCGCATGACCGGCCTTGTCCTCAAGGACGAGAACGTGCTGCCGGAGCGCGACGTCGTGCTCGAAGAATACAACATGCGCGTCGCCAACAATCCGGAAGCGCGGCTGACCGAGCAGATCATGGCGGCGCTGTACCTCAATCACCCCTATGGCCGCCCCGTGATCGGCTGGCACCATGAGATCGAAAAGCTCAGCCGCGACGATGCGCTGGCGTTCTACCGGCGCTTTTACGCGCCGAACAATGCGACGCTGGTGATCGCCGGCGACGTCGATATCGGCGAGGTCCGCCCGATGGCGGAGCAGACCTTCGGCAAGGTCGCCCCGCAGCCGGCGATCCCGGCGCAGCGGACCCGCCCGCAGGAGCCGGAGCCGGTCGCACCGCGCAGCGTGACGCTCGCCGATCCTCGCGTCGAACAGCCGAGCGTCAAGCGTTATTACCTGGTGCCGTCGGCCGCCACCGCAGCATCAGGGGAAAGCGCCGCGCTCGATGTGCTGGCGCAATTGATGGGCGGCGGCAGCAATTCCTATCTTTACCGGGCGCTCGTGGTCGACCACCCGCTCGCGGTCTCTGCCGGCGCCGGCTACCAGGGCACCTCGCTCGATCCGACGCAGTTCGTGATCTCGGCCTCGCCGAAGCAGGGCGTCGAGTTTTCGCAGATCGAACAGGTGATCCACGGCGTGATCGCCGATGTCGGGCAAAAGCTCGCTTCAGCTGAGGATCTCGAGCGCGTCAAGACGCAGCTGATCGCGGAAGCAATCTACGCCCAGGACAACCAGGCGACGCTGGCGCGCTGGTATGGCGGGGCGCTGACCACCGGCCTCACCGTCGAGGATATCAGAAGCTGGCCGGACCGGATTCGCGCCGTCACCGCCGAACAGGTCCGCGCCGCCGCGCAAAAATGGCTCGACAAGAACCGCTCGGTGACCGGCTACCTGATCAAAGACACTGCGCCGAAGCGCGAGGAGAAGCGTTCGTGA
- a CDS encoding M16 family metallopeptidase, translating into MTYPFVSYKVGARRIALVVAALLAMLPLASTPSQAAAKIQHLISPGGIEAWFVQDSTVPLIAMEYAFGGGATQDPADKPGVGNLVADLLDEGSGDLDSNTFHERLDRRAIELSFTSTREQFRGSLRMLRDNKDEAFDLLRMALTSAHFDSADVERIRSQVISSLKRDTSNPTSLASRKFLEMAYGDHPYGRPTSGTLDSVPKIDVADMKDYVRRVLAKDTLKIAVVGDVDPATLGKLLDQTFGGLPAKASLIPVADVEAAKPPQRAFVPLDVPQTVVMFGGPGVRRHDPHFMAAYVVNHILGGGTLSSRLYREVREKRGLAYSIYESLLWMDHSALVAGTTGTRADRAGETIDAIEKEVRRIAVDGPTQQELDEAKSYLKGSQMLALDTSSKLAAALLQYQLDKLPIDYIEKRNAIVDAVTLDEAKKAAQRLWGQGLLTVVVGRAPQAAAQPAAVAAPTAN; encoded by the coding sequence GTGACCTATCCGTTCGTGTCTTACAAGGTTGGCGCGCGGCGCATCGCCCTCGTTGTCGCCGCCCTCCTCGCGATGCTGCCGCTGGCTTCGACGCCATCGCAGGCGGCGGCGAAAATCCAGCATCTGATCTCGCCCGGAGGTATCGAGGCCTGGTTCGTGCAGGACTCAACCGTGCCGCTGATCGCGATGGAATACGCCTTCGGCGGCGGCGCGACCCAGGACCCCGCCGACAAGCCCGGCGTCGGCAATCTGGTCGCCGACCTGCTCGACGAAGGCTCAGGCGATCTCGATTCCAATACGTTCCATGAGCGCCTCGACCGTCGCGCCATCGAGCTCAGCTTCACCTCGACGCGGGAGCAATTCCGCGGCAGCCTGCGCATGCTCCGCGATAACAAGGACGAAGCCTTCGACCTGTTGCGGATGGCGCTGACCTCGGCCCATTTCGACAGCGCCGATGTCGAACGGATTCGTTCCCAGGTGATCTCCAGCCTCAAGCGCGATACCTCCAATCCGACCTCGCTGGCGAGCCGCAAATTCCTGGAAATGGCCTATGGCGACCACCCCTATGGCCGGCCGACCAGCGGCACACTGGACAGCGTGCCGAAGATCGACGTCGCCGACATGAAGGATTATGTCCGCCGCGTGCTCGCCAAGGATACGCTCAAGATCGCCGTGGTCGGCGATGTCGATCCGGCAACGCTCGGCAAATTGCTCGACCAGACCTTTGGCGGATTACCGGCCAAGGCCAGCCTGATACCGGTCGCGGATGTCGAGGCCGCCAAGCCGCCGCAGCGCGCTTTCGTTCCGCTCGACGTGCCGCAGACGGTCGTCATGTTCGGCGGCCCCGGGGTGCGGCGCCATGATCCGCATTTCATGGCCGCCTATGTCGTGAACCACATTCTCGGCGGCGGCACGCTGTCGTCGCGGCTCTATCGCGAGGTCCGCGAGAAGCGCGGCCTTGCCTATTCGATCTATGAATCGCTGCTCTGGATGGACCATTCGGCCCTGGTGGCCGGCACCACCGGAACCCGCGCCGACCGCGCGGGCGAGACCATCGATGCCATCGAGAAGGAAGTCCGCCGCATCGCCGTTGACGGCCCGACCCAGCAGGAGCTCGATGAGGCCAAATCCTATCTTAAGGGCTCGCAAATGCTGGCGCTCGACACCTCCTCGAAGCTGGCGGCGGCTTTATTGCAGTACCAGCTCGACAAGCTCCCGATCGACTATATCGAGAAGCGCAACGCCATCGTCGACGCCGTGACGCTGGACGAGGCGAAAAAGGCCGCGCAGCGGTTGTGGGGCCAGGGCCTGCTCACCGTGGTCGTCGGCCGCGCCCCGCAGGCCGCAGCACAGCCGGCCGCGGTGGCGGCACCTACGGCGAATTGA
- a CDS encoding TIGR01459 family HAD-type hydrolase: protein MTSLHFVERLRDLTSSVDVVLSDIWGVVHNGLEAFPEACEALHQFRKGGGTVILITNAPRPADSVQRQLRKLGVADDTYDAIVSSGDLTRHFVAEHPGRKMYWIGPERDSSIHRGLDAVLAPLEQADYIVCTGLFDDETESAEDYRAMLLKARERKLTLICANPDIVVERGDRLIYCAGAVAELYRELGGEVIFYGKPHRPIYQRAIELAAERQSHPIALNRVLAIGDSVRTDLAGAHGFGIDCLFVTRGIHAEDFEGIDQLDPASVKELFGHPPKALMRELRW from the coding sequence ATGACGTCGCTTCATTTTGTCGAGCGACTGCGCGACCTCACAAGCTCCGTCGACGTCGTGCTCTCGGATATCTGGGGCGTGGTTCATAACGGGCTGGAGGCGTTTCCCGAGGCCTGCGAGGCGCTGCATCAGTTTCGTAAAGGCGGCGGCACGGTGATCCTGATTACCAACGCGCCGCGGCCGGCCGATTCGGTGCAGCGGCAGTTGCGCAAGCTTGGTGTCGCCGACGATACCTATGACGCCATCGTCAGTTCCGGCGACTTGACCCGGCATTTTGTCGCCGAGCACCCCGGCCGCAAAATGTACTGGATCGGCCCGGAGCGCGACAGCTCGATCCATCGCGGACTTGACGCGGTGCTGGCGCCGCTGGAACAAGCCGATTACATCGTCTGCACCGGCTTGTTCGACGACGAAACCGAATCGGCGGAAGACTATCGCGCGATGCTGCTCAAGGCGCGCGAGCGCAAGCTGACCTTGATCTGCGCCAATCCCGACATCGTGGTCGAACGCGGCGACCGGCTGATCTATTGCGCCGGCGCGGTCGCCGAGCTCTACCGCGAACTCGGCGGCGAGGTGATCTTCTACGGCAAGCCGCACCGGCCGATCTATCAGCGCGCCATCGAACTCGCCGCCGAGCGGCAGAGCCATCCGATTGCGCTCAATCGCGTGCTGGCGATCGGGGATTCGGTGCGCACCGATCTCGCCGGCGCCCACGGTTTTGGCATCGATTGCCTGTTCGTCACCCGCGGCATCCACGCCGAGGATTTTGAAGGTATCGACCAGCTCGATCCCGCCTCGGTGAAGGAATTGTTCGGCCACCCGCCAAAGGCGCTGATGCGGGAGTTGCGGTGGTAG
- the arfB gene encoding alternative ribosome rescue aminoacyl-tRNA hydrolase ArfB, which translates to MLRISRDLAIDENDIEISFVRASGPGGQNVNKLATAAQLRFDTRNIALADDVAARLNRLAGQRMTKDGVIVIHAQRFRTQERNRADAIDRLLELLREAHVRPTPRRPTKPTFGSKQRRLEGKKRRGDIKAKRGSARFDD; encoded by the coding sequence ATGCTGCGGATTTCCCGCGACCTTGCAATCGACGAGAACGACATAGAGATCTCCTTCGTTCGCGCCTCCGGCCCGGGCGGGCAGAACGTCAACAAGCTCGCAACCGCGGCGCAATTGCGGTTCGATACGCGCAACATCGCGCTTGCCGATGACGTCGCGGCGCGGCTCAATCGGCTCGCGGGCCAGCGCATGACCAAGGACGGCGTGATCGTGATCCACGCGCAGCGCTTCCGCACCCAGGAGCGTAACCGCGCTGATGCGATCGACCGCTTGCTCGAACTGTTGCGCGAAGCCCATGTGCGGCCGACCCCGCGGCGGCCGACCAAGCCGACATTCGGATCGAAACAGCGGCGGCTGGAAGGCAAAAAGCGCCGCGGCGACATCAAGGCGAAGCGCGGCTCGGCCCGGTTCGACGACTAA
- the ileS gene encoding isoleucine--tRNA ligase, with translation MSEKPQKSDASDYSKTLFLPETEFPMRAGLPQREPEILKTWNEIGLYRRLREEAAGRPKFVLHDGPPYANGNIHIGHALNKILKDVVTKSQQMLGFDSNYVPGWDCHGLPIEWKIEEENYRSKGKAKPDFRDSAAMVAFRKECRAYATRWLNVQREEFKRLGIIGDWDHPYATMDYFAEAQIARELMKFAANGTLYRGSKPVMWSVVEKTALAEAEVEYEDYTSDTVWVKFPVAQVELASGKDASGAIVQAVSDASVMIWTTTPWTLPGNRAISFSPKIAYGLFRVTESPADNWAKTGDLLILAETLADAVFKQARVTAYEKVGNVPAKVLAAMECAHPLQGFAGGYEFRVPLLEGDHVTDDTGTGFVHTAPGHGREDFDVWTANARALEARGINTTIPYTVDENGAFTDQAPGFTGKRVINDKGEKGDANEAVIKALVERGTLLARGRLKHQYPHSWRSKKPVIFRNTPQWFIAMDKDIADNGHAHHGDTLRTRALNAIGVTQWVPPSGQNRINGMITSKPDWVISRQRAWGVPIAVFVREKGDGSAEILQDEVVNKRIAEAFEQEGADAWYMDGARERFLGSHANEEWKKVDDICDVWFDSGSTHAFVLEDPVHFPGLAGIKRKVDGGDDTVMYLEGSDQHRGWFQSSLLESCGTRGRAPFDIVLTHGFTLDENGRKMSKSIGNTVEPQKVIAQSGADILRLWVCATDYADDQRIGPEILKNTIETYRKLRNSIRWMLGTLHHFKRGEAVAPAEMPELERLMLHQLSQQASIVRQAYAEFDYKTVVASLSAFMNTELSAFYFDIRKDTLYCDPPSSQARKAALTAIDMICDAILRWFAPILSFTADEAWRLYRPDAEPSVHLKLFPDGLESFRDEKLAAKWETIRDIRRVVTGALEVERAAKKIGSSLEASPIIYVSDRTMLATLFGVDLAEVSITSNYEVREGEAPPDAFRLNDVPGVAVVVEKAVGTKCARSWKILPSVGEDAEYPDVSPRDAQALREWKALGVAV, from the coding sequence ATGTCCGAAAAGCCGCAAAAGTCCGACGCTTCCGACTATTCCAAAACCCTGTTCCTGCCAGAGACTGAATTCCCGATGCGCGCGGGGCTGCCGCAGCGCGAGCCGGAAATCCTCAAGACCTGGAATGAGATCGGCCTCTATCGCAGGCTGCGCGAGGAGGCCGCTGGCCGGCCGAAATTCGTCCTCCATGACGGCCCGCCTTACGCCAACGGCAACATCCATATCGGGCACGCGCTGAACAAGATCCTCAAGGACGTGGTGACCAAGAGCCAGCAGATGCTCGGCTTCGATTCCAATTACGTGCCGGGCTGGGACTGCCACGGGCTGCCGATCGAATGGAAGATCGAGGAGGAGAACTACCGCTCCAAGGGCAAGGCCAAGCCGGACTTTCGCGATTCCGCGGCGATGGTGGCGTTCCGGAAAGAGTGTCGTGCCTATGCGACGCGTTGGCTCAACGTGCAGCGCGAGGAATTCAAGCGGCTCGGCATCATCGGCGACTGGGATCACCCCTACGCCACCATGGATTATTTCGCCGAGGCCCAGATCGCGCGCGAACTGATGAAGTTCGCCGCCAACGGCACGCTCTATCGCGGCTCCAAGCCCGTGATGTGGAGCGTGGTGGAAAAGACCGCGCTGGCGGAAGCCGAGGTCGAGTACGAGGATTATACCTCGGATACGGTGTGGGTGAAGTTTCCGGTCGCCCAGGTCGAGCTCGCTTCCGGAAAGGATGCCTCGGGCGCGATCGTGCAGGCCGTCAGCGACGCCAGCGTCATGATCTGGACCACCACGCCGTGGACGCTGCCGGGCAACCGCGCCATCAGCTTCTCGCCGAAGATCGCTTATGGGCTTTTTCGCGTCACCGAATCGCCGGCGGATAATTGGGCGAAAACCGGCGATCTCCTGATCCTCGCCGAGACGCTGGCGGATGCGGTGTTCAAACAGGCGCGCGTCACCGCTTACGAGAAAGTCGGCAACGTACCGGCGAAGGTGCTGGCGGCGATGGAATGCGCCCATCCTCTGCAGGGGTTTGCGGGCGGCTATGAATTCCGCGTGCCGTTGCTCGAAGGCGATCACGTCACCGACGATACCGGTACCGGTTTTGTCCATACCGCGCCCGGCCATGGCCGAGAGGACTTCGATGTCTGGACGGCGAATGCGCGCGCGCTTGAAGCGCGCGGCATCAACACCACCATCCCCTATACCGTCGATGAGAACGGCGCCTTCACCGATCAAGCGCCGGGTTTTACGGGAAAACGCGTCATCAACGACAAGGGCGAGAAGGGCGACGCCAACGAGGCCGTGATCAAGGCGCTGGTCGAACGCGGCACGCTGCTGGCGCGCGGGCGGCTAAAACATCAGTACCCGCATTCCTGGCGCTCGAAGAAGCCGGTGATTTTTCGCAACACGCCGCAATGGTTCATCGCGATGGACAAGGACATTGCGGACAACGGCCACGCGCATCATGGCGACACCCTGCGCACCCGCGCGCTGAATGCGATCGGGGTGACGCAATGGGTGCCGCCATCAGGGCAAAACCGCATCAACGGCATGATCACGAGCAAACCCGATTGGGTGATCTCGCGCCAGCGCGCCTGGGGCGTGCCGATCGCGGTGTTCGTGCGCGAGAAGGGCGATGGCTCGGCCGAGATCCTGCAGGATGAGGTGGTCAACAAGCGCATTGCCGAGGCCTTCGAGCAGGAGGGCGCCGACGCCTGGTACATGGACGGCGCCCGCGAACGCTTTCTCGGCTCGCACGCCAACGAAGAGTGGAAGAAGGTCGACGACATCTGCGACGTCTGGTTCGATTCCGGCTCGACGCACGCCTTCGTGCTGGAAGACCCCGTGCACTTCCCGGGGCTCGCCGGCATCAAGCGCAAGGTCGATGGCGGCGACGACACCGTGATGTATCTGGAAGGAAGCGACCAGCACCGCGGCTGGTTCCAGTCGTCGCTTCTGGAAAGCTGCGGCACCCGCGGCCGGGCGCCGTTCGATATCGTGCTGACCCACGGCTTCACGCTGGACGAGAACGGCCGCAAGATGTCGAAATCAATCGGCAACACCGTCGAGCCGCAAAAGGTGATCGCGCAGTCCGGCGCCGACATCCTGCGGCTCTGGGTCTGCGCCACCGACTATGCCGACGACCAGCGCATCGGCCCGGAAATCCTCAAAAACACCATCGAGACCTACCGCAAGCTGCGCAACTCGATCCGCTGGATGCTCGGCACGCTGCATCATTTCAAGCGCGGCGAAGCGGTCGCGCCTGCCGAGATGCCCGAACTGGAACGGCTGATGCTGCATCAGCTTAGCCAACAGGCGTCGATCGTGCGCCAGGCTTACGCCGAGTTCGATTACAAGACCGTGGTCGCCAGTCTTTCGGCGTTCATGAACACCGAATTGTCGGCGTTCTATTTCGACATCCGCAAGGACACGCTGTATTGCGATCCGCCGTCGTCGCAGGCGCGCAAGGCGGCGCTGACCGCAATCGACATGATCTGCGATGCGATCCTGCGCTGGTTCGCGCCGATCTTGAGCTTCACCGCTGACGAAGCCTGGCGGCTCTATCGGCCCGACGCCGAGCCGTCGGTGCACCTAAAACTGTTCCCGGACGGGCTTGAATCCTTCCGCGACGAGAAGCTCGCCGCGAAGTGGGAGACGATCCGCGATATCAGGCGCGTCGTCACCGGCGCGCTGGAAGTCGAGCGCGCCGCCAAGAAAATCGGCTCCTCGCTCGAGGCCTCGCCGATCATCTATGTGTCGGACCGAACGATGTTGGCGACATTGTTCGGCGTCGACCTCGCCGAAGTCTCGATCACCTCGAACTATGAGGTGCGCGAGGGCGAGGCGCCCCCCGACGCATTCCGCCTGAACGACGTACCCGGCGTTGCCGTCGTGGTCGAAAAGGCCGTCGGCACCAAATGCGCGCGTTCCTGGAAAATCCTGCCGAGCGTCGGCGAGGACGCCGAATATCCCGACGTCTCGCCGCGCGACGCGCAGGCGCTCCGCGAATGGAAGGCGCTCGGGGTTGCGGTCTGA
- a CDS encoding bifunctional riboflavin kinase/FAD synthetase, protein MTPGFTVIRDSTPLTAIPKGTVVAMGNFDGVHLGHRAVIAAALQMGRAHGRPALAVTFEPHPRKFFSPNTPQFRLTDEAAKLRLLAGTGLAGAVVMIFDKARAGTTAQDFIHHDLIERLGVSGIAVGYDFHFGKGRVGSPSLLVNEAPRLGIEVDVQPHIDIEERPVSSSAIRMALAEGQIDDATAMLGGPWFVCGEVIHGEKRGRDLGYPTANIRLDKNCGLKHGIYAVRAGRGSERLDGVASFGRRPTFDNGAPLLEIFLFDFNGDLYGDVLDVAFIGFIREELKFDSVEALVAQMNDDSAWARALLAAAPGAFPKLGTILSSQE, encoded by the coding sequence ATGACGCCTGGTTTTACCGTTATCCGCGACAGCACGCCCTTAACCGCGATCCCCAAGGGGACGGTGGTGGCGATGGGTAATTTCGACGGCGTCCACCTCGGCCACCGCGCGGTTATCGCGGCTGCCCTGCAGATGGGGCGCGCCCATGGCCGGCCGGCGCTGGCGGTGACGTTCGAACCGCACCCGCGCAAGTTTTTCAGCCCGAACACGCCCCAGTTTCGCCTCACCGACGAGGCCGCCAAACTAAGGCTGCTGGCCGGCACCGGGCTCGCCGGCGCCGTGGTGATGATCTTCGACAAGGCCCGGGCCGGGACCACGGCGCAAGATTTCATTCACCATGACCTGATCGAGCGGCTGGGCGTCAGCGGAATTGCGGTCGGCTACGACTTTCATTTCGGCAAGGGACGGGTCGGCTCGCCGAGCCTTCTGGTCAACGAAGCGCCCCGGCTCGGCATCGAGGTCGATGTGCAGCCGCACATCGATATCGAGGAACGGCCGGTATCTTCCAGCGCGATCCGGATGGCGCTCGCCGAGGGCCAGATCGACGACGCCACCGCGATGCTCGGCGGCCCCTGGTTCGTCTGCGGCGAGGTGATCCATGGCGAGAAGCGCGGCCGCGATCTCGGCTATCCCACGGCGAATATCCGGCTCGACAAGAACTGCGGCTTGAAGCACGGCATCTATGCGGTGCGGGCCGGCCGGGGAAGCGAGCGATTGGATGGCGTCGCGAGCTTCGGCCGCCGGCCGACGTTCGACAATGGCGCGCCGCTACTGGAAATCTTCCTGTTCGATTTCAACGGCGACCTTTATGGAGACGTGCTCGATGTCGCCTTCATCGGCTTCATCCGCGAGGAATTGAAGTTCGACAGCGTGGAGGCGCTGGTCGCCCAGATGAACGACGACAGCGCCTGGGCCCGCGCGCTTCTGGCCGCCGCGCCTGGGGCCTTCCCCAAGCTTGGAACCATCCTGTCATCTCAGGAATGA
- a CDS encoding response regulator, translating into MAVDTSMSVLVVDDYNTMIRIIRNLLKQLGFENIDDASDGSAALNKMRSKKYGLVISDWNMEPMTGYDLLREVRADPNLATTPFIMITAESKTENVIAAKKAGVNNYIVKPFNAATLKTKIDAVFPDTVSA; encoded by the coding sequence ATGGCGGTTGATACGTCGATGTCGGTTCTGGTGGTGGATGACTACAACACCATGATCCGCATCATCAGAAATCTTCTGAAACAGCTTGGCTTTGAGAATATCGACGACGCCAGCGACGGATCGGCGGCGCTGAACAAGATGCGCAGCAAGAAATACGGCCTCGTGATCTCCGACTGGAACATGGAGCCGATGACCGGTTACGACCTGCTCCGGGAAGTCCGCGCCGACCCCAATCTCGCGACCACCCCGTTCATCATGATCACGGCCGAATCCAAGACCGAGAACGTGATCGCTGCCAAGAAGGCCGGCGTGAACAACTATATCGTCAAGCCGTTCAATGCCGCGACCCTGAAGACCAAGATCGACGCGGTGTTCCCGGATACGGTGAGCGCGTAA